The nucleotide window TGCAGAAATTAGGCATTTTCGATTATTTCACAGTCGTTCATACATCCGAGGATGTGAAGCGAGTGAAACCGGATCCTGAACTGTACCTTCTTGCTCTCCAGAGTCTTGGGATCGAGGCTTCGGAAGCGATTGTGTTCGAAGATTCACCTAATGGCTTGAAGGCAACCAATGCAGCAGGTATTCGTTGTATCATCGTGCCTAACGAGGTAACGCGTGGTCTGGAGTTCGCCATGCATGAACTGCGGTTATCCTCGCTGGCCGAGATCGATATGGAGGCTCTTTAATCCAGATACTGCTTGCGTAGCTCGATAGGGGAGATCCCTTCGTATTTTTTGAACACCGATCCAAAGTAACTGGCACTGTTGAAACCAACAGCTTTGGCTATTTCATGAGCGGTAGTGGCGTCATTTTCTATGAGCATTTCCTTGGCTTTCAACAACCGATATCGTGTCAGATACTCCAATGGAGTCATTTGAAATTCTTTTTTGAATATCCGATTCAGGTGCTGTTCGGTTACGTCCATCTGCTCAGCCAACATGGGGAGAGAAATATCCTGATGATAATTTTGTTTGATAAAAGTAATGAGTTCATCCAATCTTAATCGGGCATCAGAACGTTCGTAAACACTATAGCGTTCACCTTCAATGGTTAATCTGACCAAAAGCATGTACAGTAACGCGGATACGTGCCAGATCTGATCCTTGTGCCGGGACTGCAGCGCCAACGTAATTTCATGCAACAGGATATGAAGCATTCCATCCGGCTTGAAGGCGCGCAGCTCCCCGATCTGCAAGGTATGCAAGAACCTTGGCAATAAATAGCCATTGAAAGACAGACAATCAAATCGTAATGAATCACTCAGATTGTGGTAACGGTAAGTTACCTCCGGGAATAAAATGAGAGCGGTTCCTTTTTTGATCGAAAATTCATGATTCTTTGCTGCGATTCGCCCTGTTCCTCCGATGCACTGTACAATGCTGTAATCCCGTGAATGGTCGCTCCAATTCATCAATTCATCAACGGTCAACTGGTTTTGCCCTGTAATCATGAGCGGCATATCGGTATCCAGTGGATTCCCCATGCTAGGTTTCGGCATCGTCGTGTTATTCCTCTTTTCGTTAAAGGATCATGTGCGTTAGTGGCGTGGTTACAGCGTTAAAAGAAACCTAGAAAGAATTATATTACATAAATGGAATTATTTTAATTGATTGACGATCGATAATAAAACGTTTTCAAAAATATAGTCCAACCGTTCTTTATTGGATGCATTAGCATGCATCGTAGCTTGATCAGTCTCTATTTATAGATCTAGAAGTACGCCTGCCTTGCCAACAGAATGCGAAACAGTATACGCTATAACGAATGAGTGATTAAGGAAAGGGATGCAAACATGAAGAAAGTCATCGTAGTCGGATCGGGTATTCTGGGGGCATCAACAGCCTATCAATTAGCCAAACATGGCGCAGAGGTCATCATCGTAGATCGAAAAGATATAGGACAGGCAACGGATGCAGCTGCCGGTATCATCTGTCCATGGCTGTCACAGCGACGTAATCAGGACTGGTATCAGCTCGCCAAGGCTGGTGCGCGGTTCTACCCTGGCATCATAGCGGAGCTTGAGAGTGAAGGAGAAACGGAAACGGGATATGCTCAAGTGGGTGCGCTCAGTATTCATACGGATGTGGACAAAATCAACAAGATGGAAGAGCGAGCCCACCTTCGCAAAGCAGATGCACCGGAGATTGGTGAGATTACACCTCTTGATGCAAAAGAAACCCATGAACGTTTTCCACTGCTGGAGGAACATTATCAATCCGTACATATCAGCGGTGCTGCACGTATAGATGGACGGGCGCTGCGCGATGCCTTAATCCGGTCTGCACAGCGAAATGGAGCAGAAGTGATCCATGGAGACGCCACGCTTCAATACGAAGCAGATCGGGTCATTGGTGTGACGGTTAATGGTCAGAGTTTCCTGGCAGATGAAGTCATTGTCTGTGCAGGTGCATGGGCCAACGCACTGTTGAAGCCACTCGGCATACACTTTAAAGTGCACTATCAAAAGGCACAAATTATGCATCTACATGTTACGGATGGGGAGGATACGGGCAACTGGCCCGTGATTATGCCACCGTCTGACCAATACCTCCTGGCCTTTGATCAACAGAAGATTGTGATTGGAGCCACTCATGAAAATGATGTAGAGGGTTATGATACAAGAGTAACCGCAGGGGGCATGCAGGAGGTTTTGAATAAAGGCCTGGAACTGGCACCAGGTCTTGCAAACAGTACATTCCAGGAAGTACGAGTTGGGTTTCGTCCGTTCACACCTGGCTTTCTGCCTGTAATGGGGTCTGTGACGGGCTGGCAGGGTCTGATTACAGCGAACGGACTTGGCGCCTCTGGCTTGACCATGGGTCCTTTTATCGGGAGTCAACTGGCGAAACTAGCTCTCGGCATGGAACTGGATATCGATATTGATCCCTACACTGTTGGCAAAGCAATGGATGAAATTGAAAGAGGTGACTCATGACATATTCACAACGTTTATCCGATGGAGCGAACTCGTCCGACATCATATATCTGGAACATCAGATCCATACGACGAAAGAAGAACTGCGAATAGCTTTGGAGAAACAAGAAACGTACGAACGCAAATTGTCGGAATTGAAGTCAACACCAATCGGTGATGCATCGAAAGACAGTTCGGACGAGCAAGTCTTAATGGAGAAGGCAAGCCAAACGCAGAATTGCATTGAAACCCTGTCTGCACAGCTGGAGCAGCTACAGGAAGCATTGGCGAAACTAGGCGATTAATCGGTTCGTATCGCTTATCTCTCTGCAACACCGACGAAATAATATACTATTCGTATAAAACTAAAACCCCTTATATTAAGGGGTTTTTCCTATTTAGTTCAAATGGTGTATATCAATAAATGAACGAATGGTATAAAATGGAATCAGGTGCTGAACTGTCAATTCAGGTACCCAAGTAACCAATCACGAAACGATACTGAGAGGTGGATTCCAAATGTATAAAGAAGTGATACGCGTTGAGGACATTACAGGCTTCCAGTCCAGATCCGAAGAGTTTTTTCCACTTCACTGGTTTCGAAAAATGCTGTCCGAACATCCTGTGTATTATCACGAAGATACAGACACCTGGAATGTGTTCAGATACGATGATGTGAAGCAGGTCCTGAGTAATCATGTCTATTTTTCGGCTGAAGGAACTCGAACAACCATTGCGGTTGGAGCGAAGAACAACGAAGGCACACCTCCGGACAAATTAAATATCTCAAGTATCGATCCTCCCCGTCATCAAAAAAGTCGTTCGTTGTTATCCGCTGCTTTTACACCCCGAAGTCTGAAGAACTGGGAACCGCGAATTCGTAACATTGCGCAGCAGCTGGTAGCAGAAATTGAGCCGAATACGACCATTGATATTGTTCAAGCGTTGGCTGCTCCGCTGCCTTCGATGGTTATGGCTGATCTGCTCGGCATCCCTCTCACAGACAGTCACCGCTTCAAGAACTGGGTAGATATTCTGTTTCAACCCACCAATCCGAAGACTGCTGAAGAGAGTGAACTGAAAAAGCAGACTGCAGCTCAAGAGTATTATCAATTCCTGTACCCTATTGTGGTTCATAAACGGTCCCATCCTGGTGAGGATATCATTACGGATCTGTTGAATGTTGATGTGGAGGGTGAGAAGTTCACGGAGGATGAGGTTGTTCGCACGACCATGCTTCTGCTCGGAGCCGGTATTGAGACTACTAGCCATATGGTTTCAAATACGTTCTATTCCTTCCTGTATGATGACCCGAGTCTGTATGATCAACTAAGACAGAATCCCGAGTTGGTTCCACTCGCAGTTGAAGAAATGCTTCGTTATCGGTTTCATAATGCCAAGCGGCATCGGACAGTGAAGCAGGATAATCAACTGCTCGGAGTAGATTTGAAAAAAGGAGATGTTGTCATCTCCTGGATGAGTGCAGCCAATATGGACGAGCAGATGTTTGAAGACCCCTTTGAGCTAAACATTCATCGTCGGAATAACAAAAAACATCTTACCTTTGGCAATGGCCCACACTTTTGTCTGGGTGCCCCGCTGGCAAGAATGGAACTCAGCATTGCCTTGACTGCATTTGTGGAGAAGGTCGCTCGGATCGAACCGGTGGAATCCTTTGATCTGGAGAATAATCTGGCCACTTCAGCTCCGGGACAGTCGTTGACCCATCTGCCAGTGAAGATCGTTGGGTAGAGGGAAAGGTTCATACGGGATACAACCTAAAAAGCGGCAGATCAGACGTAAACGTCTTGATCTGCCGCTTTGTTATGGAAGCAATTATGAGGCTGAATACCTTAATTCGAATTCATGGAAACTTTTTGTCTAACAACCTGTTTGATTTCTTCCTCTTTCGCTTGTTTGGTACGTTTGATAAAGAAGGAAAGAACCAATCCCACAACCGCGATCCCGATGATCACGACATAAGCATCATTGATACCCTGGATCATGGATTCTGTGGCAAGCTGTTGTTGACTGAGACCATTGGCTGCACCAGTCGCCATCATATCCTGTACGTGTGCTGTTGTACGGGAGGTCATGACACTCACGAGCAATGAAGTACCTACAGCACCAGCAACTTGTCTCACGGTGTTGGAGATGGCTGTACCATGTGCACCGAGTCTTGGTGGCAGTTGGTTAAGCCCCGCAGTTTGAATCGGCATCATGAGCAAAGCCATACCAATTCGGCGGCCAGTTGACATTAATACCAGGTACCCATAACTGGTTGAATCCGTTAAGTCGATGAAACCAATTGTCGTCACGATGGTGATCACCATCCCGATCACAGCCAGCCATTTGGCTCCAAATCGGTCAAACAATTTTCCGGCTACAGGCATCAAGAAGCCCATGACAAGGGCACCCGGAAGAAGTAATAATCCGGACTCCAGTGCAGTGTAACCACGTGCGTTCTGAAGGTACAAGGGAAGCAACATCATGTCAGCATACATGATCATCGTAATCGCGATACTGATGACCGTGGTCAGGGAGAACATGTTGTACTTGAAAGCCCGCAGATCAAGCAGGGGAGTATCTGAAGCGAGCTGACGCCATGTGAACAGCGCAAGAGAAACAATACCAGCAGCAATACAGATAAGTACTTCTGCACTTGACCATCCCAGACTTCCTGCTCTGCTGAAGCCATACAGCAATGCGCCGAATCCGATGGTGGATAGTACAACACTCATCGTGTCGAACTTCGTGCTGACCCGTTCGGATACATTCTTCAGGTATACAAACGCAAAGGCAATGACAATAAGAGTTAATGGAATCATGCCGTAGAACATCGTTTGCCAAGAGTAGTTCTCCAGAATATAACCGGCAAGGGTAGGCCCAATTGCAGGAGCGAAAATGATGGCAAAACCAACCATACCCATTGCAGATCCTCGTTTTTCAGGAGCAAACAAGGTCAAAATAACGTTCATCAAGAGAGGCATGATAATGCCGGCGCCCGCTGCTTGAATCATGCGTCCTGTCAGCAATGTACCGAAATTGCTTGCAAGAGCGGATACGATGGTACCAATCAGGAAAATAAACATGGAAGCTTGGAATAATTGCTTGGTTGAAAAGCGTTGCATGAAGTAGGCCGTGATGGGGATCAGCACCCCGTTCACCAGCATGTAACCTGTCGTTAACCACTGTGCTGTTGCGGCGGAGATATTAAAATCACCCATCAGCTCCGGTGTAGCAACACTCATGATCGTTTGATTCAACGTTGCAAGGAAGGCTCCCAAAATCATGATAAACAGGATGGGGCCTTTCTTTACGGTTAATTCATCTTGTACTCTAGCCTGACTCAATCCTTTTCATCCTTTCAATCCACGCGTGACTAAATTTACAACGTGTTGTATAGTTTACATTGTATTTATTGAATTATATACATATTCGGACAGATTACAATTTACGTTATGATGTGTTTTCGTTGTTTATTTTACAAAAAAATCGAATTCGTTGTTTAAATGAAGAATAAACGACTGTTTGTTTAAAATTGTAATGTTTAAAATTTGAAGGAGGGATACACGTGAAAGAAGAGAAGAAATCAGCCGTGGACCCAAGAATATTGCGAACGCGCCAGTTAATTCGAGGTGCATTTGTTGAATTGCTGCAGGAAATGGATATTGAAAAATTGTCAGTAAACAAAATTGCCGAACGAGCGACGATCAATCGGGTAACCTTCTACCTGCACTATCGCGATATTACGGATATGATGGAGAAGATGGCTGACGAGATGATCGAGCATATTGAACGAATCGTGGATGAATATGCCCCTCATTTTGAGAAGCAAAGGACGGAAGAGGCTTGGCCTGTTCTGGTCAAGTTACTGGAGCATTTTGCAGAGAACGCCTCGTTCTATCAGGTGGTACTTGCCACGAAGCGCACACCGATTTTTACCGAACGACTGCTTAAATTGCTGAGTACGCTGGTCAAAGCTAAAATTGATCGGGTGGAGATGGAGGATGAACTTGAAGAATCCGGCATTCACAAGGAGATTGCAATCTGGTACGGTTCTTCCGCCCTGATTGGTACCATCGTCGCCTGGCTGCGCAACGACATGCCTTATTCCCCGCATTTTCTGGCGAAACAATTCTCGTTGATTCGCTCGTACTCATATAATGACCTGATATAATCATGCTACAATTGCACCTAACGTTAATAGAGGAGGAATAATGAATGAAATATAGTGCAGAACGTATCTATGTGAGATTTTGGAATGTGGAAGATGCGTCATTACTTCTGGATCTACAGGTTCGCAATCGTGCGGAAATTGAGAATATATCAGCGAGTAATCGGGACGAGTCTTTTTATAGTTTGGAAGGACAAAGGTCACTCATTGAGAGCTGGGACAAGAAAAGAGAAGACGGGAAACGATATTCCTTCGGTATTTTTCTGAATACAACGGATGAACTCGTCGGTGAGATTTCAGTGTTCGAGATCATATTGGATTCTACCCCAAAATGGATCGTTGGTTATGTGACCGATATTCTGCATCAAGGAAAAGGATATATGAGCGAAGCCTTGCAATGTGTGCTGGAATTTGCCAAACACGAAACTGAAATTACTCGAATTGAAGCTGGCGCTGTACCCGATAATACAGGTTCCATTCGTGTCCTTCAAAAAGCAGGATTCAAGGAGAATGGGTCACAGCCTGTACCAATCCAGGGAACGTTGAAAGAACATACGATGTTTGCTGTGGACTTATTATAAGTAGGATATTTTACTATTTACTTTATAAGTTGAACTATATTTAAACGTAACGGAGAGGACAGAAAAAATCTATGGCTACTATACTCGTTGCTGACGACGATGCGAATATTCGCGAACTTGTCTGTTTATTTCTCAAAAATGATGGGTTCACCACAGTGGAAGCTGCGGATGGTAAGGAAGCTCTCACTTTGTATGGTGAAACGACAGTTGATCTGGTTGTGCTTGATATTATGATGCCTGTCATGGACGGCTGGGCACTATGCAAGGAACTCCGAAGAGCCAATCCCGACCTCCCATTACTCATGTTGACGGCGAGAGGAGAGACTTGGGAAAAGGTGAAAGGGTTCGAACTGGGTACGGATGATTATTTGACCAAACCGTTCGATCCATTAGAGTTGACTGCTCGTGTCCGAGCATTACTCAAACGATACAAAATTGGCTCCACACATACAATTCAGTTTGGTAATGTTATTCTTGACCGTCAGACGTATAAGGTAATGAGAGGCGCGGAGTCGCTTACGTTGCCACTTAAGGAGTTTGAACTTCTGTATAAACTTGCTGGAACACCAGGACAAGTCTATACACGTGAGCAGTTGATCGATCAGATATGGGGGATTGATTACGCCGGAGATGATCGAACAATAGACGTACATATTAAACGCCTGCGCGAACGATTCGCAACTACACCTGATTTTCGGATTGAAACGGTGCGTGGGCTGGGGTACAGACTTGAGGTCTATGAATGATCCGATCCATATATATTCGTGTGGTCTTGACCTTTTTGGGGTCTGTTATCGCTGGTACGATCATTTCATTTTTTGTGTCTACCTGGATATTTGAAGAAAAATTAAACGAAAACGCACAAATTAACCTACGAAACTTCGGACAAGACGTTGTGCAGATCTATAAGGCCCTCCCCGTGAGTGAAGCGGACTTGTACGTCAGTGGAATGAAACAGCTCAGCTCCTATCATATTCGAATTTACGAACCTTCGGGTGAATTCAAGACTTACGGAAAGCTTAACGGACATAAGTCTGCTGCTGTGACGAGCGAGCAACTGAAGAAAGTGTTAGATGGGGGCGTTGTTCAAGAAACAACGAGTGGGATTGCTACAGGGTTCTTAGGGTTACCGTTGAAAACGGAGACGGGAACAAAAGGGATATTTTTGGAAACACTTGCGCCGCCTTCAACCTCTTTTGTGATCAAGTGGGGCTTAATCTTTGCAAGCTGTTCGTTGATTGCAGGAAGTTTGTTAATTCTCGTTGCCTCTGTATATCTGGTGAGACCGATCAAGAAATTGACCAAAGCAACCAAGCGGATTGCAGCTGGAGATTTCAATGTCAAACTGAATATTAAGCAAACGACTGAGATTGGCACGTTGGCTCGCAGCTTTGAAGAAATGATGCATGATCTGAAGCAGTTGGAGCAGATGCGCAGGGAATTCGTTACGAATGTTTCGCACGAGGTTCAGTCTCCCCTCACCTCAATATCCGGTTACGCTTCAGCACTGAAGCAAGTCAACCTCTCGGAACAAGAGCGAAACCGTTACCTGGATATTATCATCTCTGAAGCGAAACGAATGTCCAAAATGAGCGATAGCCTGCTCAAGCTGAGTTTACTTGAATCGCAGTCCCAGCAACTACGGCTTAACACCTTAAGCCTTGATGAACAGATTAGGCGGGTCATCGTGGCACTTCAGCCGCAATGGTCCGGGCGTAACATTCATTTCGAGCTTGATTTGGAGAACGTTAAGGTAACGGCTGACCACGATCAGTTAAATCAGGTATGGACGAACATTCTCGGAAATAGCATCAAGTTCTCCAAGGATGGCGGTATGATTAAAGTCAGCATGGAAGAGGATTTCAAAAATGTGACTGTTCGAATATCCGACACGGGCATTGGTATTCCCCTGGAAGACCAGAAGCGTATATTCGAGCGCTTTTTCAAGGCAGATCGTTCCCACAGTCGTAAATACGACGGGAGTGGTATGGGACTAGCAATCGTTAAACAGATCGTATCACTTCATCAGGGTGACATCCGCGTGGAAAGCGAACCTGGTCAAGGCACGACCTTTATAATCACGTTGCCCATCCATCCACCAACGGATAGTTAGGCTCACAGGACAGGTGAATGAATAGAATATCCTTCGAAGTATCTAAACCAAATTCTCATGCCATGAGTAACATGCAAGCTTCCTTGTATGTTACTCATGGCATTTTTTTTGCTTGTTCATATTCCGTTCATATTGTGGTCATTGGGAGTACATCTTTGTTGATTAGGCTTGCATTAGCGGTTTGATATGTCAAAAAAAAGAGGATAGGGGCAGATGAATGTGAGTCAACAAGCAGACAAAAAAATACAGAGTAAAGGCAAAACAAAGAAAGTGTTAAACATTTTGTTTAAAGTACTATGCGCAATCATTATAGCAATCTTACTTTTTGTAGCTATCGTATATACTGTTAACCAAATCAGTACTCATTCGGAGCAAAAAAGAATGGAGCCGTATGGTCAACATGTGTCTGTAGACGGGAAAAATATGAATGTGTTCATTCAAGGCGAAGGTGAGGAAACGATTGTGCTTCTGCCTGGCTTTGGAACAGCGGCACCAGCGCTTGATTTTAAGCCACTTATTTCTGAGTTATCTCCATATTATAAAGTCGTCGTGGTTGAGCCCTTTGGTTACGGATTGAGCGATCAGACCGAAAAGGAACGCAGTACAGCGAATATCGTCAGTGAAATTCATGAAGCGTTACAGCGTCTACATATTGATCGTTATATCCTCATGGGTCATTCCATCTCGGGGATCTATAGTCTGGAGTATGTGAACAAATATGCCAATGAAGTAAGTGCATTTGTCGGGCTGGATAGCAGTGTGCCAGCGATAAGTGAACAGAAGATTGATTCGTCAGATACACAACCGATTAAATGGTTCCGTAACTTAGGTTTCGCACGAGTACAATTGAAACTGAGTGCGGACCCTTATGATGGACTGCCTTATGATGAGCAAACGAAAGAACAATTGAACATTCTGATTCGAAAAAATATGTATAATACCACGCAATTAAATGAGGCAGAGAGTATGTATTCCAACTTCAAAGCAGCTGAACAACTAACGTTCCCTGTTAATCTTCCTGTCCTGTTCTTTGTTCAAAAGAATCATCCGGCAGCGGACAATTGGGTTCCCGAACACGAGAAACTAATAGAGAACTCCGAACATGGAGAAATAGTGTTGTTGGAAGCAAATCATTATTTGTATCGTTCCCATGCCAAAGATATTGCTGAAAAATTCAGGGGATTTATGACACAACAGTAAATAGTAATGAATTGGCTTGTTCATATTCAGTTCATATTGACGTCACGGGCAGTACATTTTCATTGGATAAAATTTCATTAGCAGCAATGAAGCAAAGAATAGATCAAGGGGCAAAAAGAAAGATCCGCAGAGAACATCGTAAGTGAAGTTCATGAAGCTCTGCAGCAACATGATTAATCCGGCCGTTGCCGTGATGAGAGAGAGGCATTCCAATGAGATTATTTGAAATACTTTTAGTTCTATCCTGTTTCGCTTTACTCGTAGACCTACTATTTATTAAAAGAAGTACAATGAAAACAGGCTTGGGTTTGGGTATAGGGAGTAGCGTTATACTCGTAGTTCAATTGTTGGTTGAGGGATATAGATGGCAGTTGCTTGTGGTATATATCATGACGGCTCTATTCATCATCATCGTTTTATTCAGACATTCCGACAAGATGATAAATCTTAAAATAGGGAAGTTCTTGAAATATAGTTTATCTTCCTTAATCGTCATTCTGCTTGTTGGTTCTACCGTCTTGTCTGTATACTTACCTGTTTTTAATCTGCCGAAGCTTGATGGTCCAGAGAAGGTGGGTACTCAAACATTTCATTTAACAGACCAGAACAGAGACGAAATCTTCACTGAAGATCAAAGCGATAAGAGAGAACTAATGGTTCAAGTTTGGTACCCAACTGAAAACAGCAATAACAACAAGCGTGACACGCTGTTTCCAAATAATAAAGAAATGTTCAAAAAGTAT belongs to Paenibacillus sp. FSL H8-0079 and includes:
- a CDS encoding AraC family transcriptional regulator yields the protein MPKPSMGNPLDTDMPLMITGQNQLTVDELMNWSDHSRDYSIVQCIGGTGRIAAKNHEFSIKKGTALILFPEVTYRYHNLSDSLRFDCLSFNGYLLPRFLHTLQIGELRAFKPDGMLHILLHEITLALQSRHKDQIWHVSALLYMLLVRLTIEGERYSVYERSDARLRLDELITFIKQNYHQDISLPMLAEQMDVTEQHLNRIFKKEFQMTPLEYLTRYRLLKAKEMLIENDATTAHEIAKAVGFNSASYFGSVFKKYEGISPIELRKQYLD
- a CDS encoding FAD-binding oxidoreductase codes for the protein MKKVIVVGSGILGASTAYQLAKHGAEVIIVDRKDIGQATDAAAGIICPWLSQRRNQDWYQLAKAGARFYPGIIAELESEGETETGYAQVGALSIHTDVDKINKMEERAHLRKADAPEIGEITPLDAKETHERFPLLEEHYQSVHISGAARIDGRALRDALIRSAQRNGAEVIHGDATLQYEADRVIGVTVNGQSFLADEVIVCAGAWANALLKPLGIHFKVHYQKAQIMHLHVTDGEDTGNWPVIMPPSDQYLLAFDQQKIVIGATHENDVEGYDTRVTAGGMQEVLNKGLELAPGLANSTFQEVRVGFRPFTPGFLPVMGSVTGWQGLITANGLGASGLTMGPFIGSQLAKLALGMELDIDIDPYTVGKAMDEIERGDS
- a CDS encoding cytochrome P450 — translated: MYKEVIRVEDITGFQSRSEEFFPLHWFRKMLSEHPVYYHEDTDTWNVFRYDDVKQVLSNHVYFSAEGTRTTIAVGAKNNEGTPPDKLNISSIDPPRHQKSRSLLSAAFTPRSLKNWEPRIRNIAQQLVAEIEPNTTIDIVQALAAPLPSMVMADLLGIPLTDSHRFKNWVDILFQPTNPKTAEESELKKQTAAQEYYQFLYPIVVHKRSHPGEDIITDLLNVDVEGEKFTEDEVVRTTMLLLGAGIETTSHMVSNTFYSFLYDDPSLYDQLRQNPELVPLAVEEMLRYRFHNAKRHRTVKQDNQLLGVDLKKGDVVISWMSAANMDEQMFEDPFELNIHRRNNKKHLTFGNGPHFCLGAPLARMELSIALTAFVEKVARIEPVESFDLENNLATSAPGQSLTHLPVKIVG
- a CDS encoding DHA2 family efflux MFS transporter permease subunit, whose amino-acid sequence is MILGAFLATLNQTIMSVATPELMGDFNISAATAQWLTTGYMLVNGVLIPITAYFMQRFSTKQLFQASMFIFLIGTIVSALASNFGTLLTGRMIQAAGAGIIMPLLMNVILTLFAPEKRGSAMGMVGFAIIFAPAIGPTLAGYILENYSWQTMFYGMIPLTLIVIAFAFVYLKNVSERVSTKFDTMSVVLSTIGFGALLYGFSRAGSLGWSSAEVLICIAAGIVSLALFTWRQLASDTPLLDLRAFKYNMFSLTTVISIAITMIMYADMMLLPLYLQNARGYTALESGLLLLPGALVMGFLMPVAGKLFDRFGAKWLAVIGMVITIVTTIGFIDLTDSTSYGYLVLMSTGRRIGMALLMMPIQTAGLNQLPPRLGAHGTAISNTVRQVAGAVGTSLLVSVMTSRTTAHVQDMMATGAANGLSQQQLATESMIQGINDAYVVIIGIAVVGLVLSFFIKRTKQAKEEEIKQVVRQKVSMNSN
- a CDS encoding TetR/AcrR family transcriptional regulator, which gives rise to MKEEKKSAVDPRILRTRQLIRGAFVELLQEMDIEKLSVNKIAERATINRVTFYLHYRDITDMMEKMADEMIEHIERIVDEYAPHFEKQRTEEAWPVLVKLLEHFAENASFYQVVLATKRTPIFTERLLKLLSTLVKAKIDRVEMEDELEESGIHKEIAIWYGSSALIGTIVAWLRNDMPYSPHFLAKQFSLIRSYSYNDLI
- a CDS encoding GNAT family N-acetyltransferase; protein product: MKYSAERIYVRFWNVEDASLLLDLQVRNRAEIENISASNRDESFYSLEGQRSLIESWDKKREDGKRYSFGIFLNTTDELVGEISVFEIILDSTPKWIVGYVTDILHQGKGYMSEALQCVLEFAKHETEITRIEAGAVPDNTGSIRVLQKAGFKENGSQPVPIQGTLKEHTMFAVDLL
- a CDS encoding response regulator transcription factor, with amino-acid sequence MATILVADDDANIRELVCLFLKNDGFTTVEAADGKEALTLYGETTVDLVVLDIMMPVMDGWALCKELRRANPDLPLLMLTARGETWEKVKGFELGTDDYLTKPFDPLELTARVRALLKRYKIGSTHTIQFGNVILDRQTYKVMRGAESLTLPLKEFELLYKLAGTPGQVYTREQLIDQIWGIDYAGDDRTIDVHIKRLRERFATTPDFRIETVRGLGYRLEVYE
- a CDS encoding HAMP domain-containing sensor histidine kinase, with translation MIRSIYIRVVLTFLGSVIAGTIISFFVSTWIFEEKLNENAQINLRNFGQDVVQIYKALPVSEADLYVSGMKQLSSYHIRIYEPSGEFKTYGKLNGHKSAAVTSEQLKKVLDGGVVQETTSGIATGFLGLPLKTETGTKGIFLETLAPPSTSFVIKWGLIFASCSLIAGSLLILVASVYLVRPIKKLTKATKRIAAGDFNVKLNIKQTTEIGTLARSFEEMMHDLKQLEQMRREFVTNVSHEVQSPLTSISGYASALKQVNLSEQERNRYLDIIISEAKRMSKMSDSLLKLSLLESQSQQLRLNTLSLDEQIRRVIVALQPQWSGRNIHFELDLENVKVTADHDQLNQVWTNILGNSIKFSKDGGMIKVSMEEDFKNVTVRISDTGIGIPLEDQKRIFERFFKADRSHSRKYDGSGMGLAIVKQIVSLHQGDIRVESEPGQGTTFIITLPIHPPTDS
- a CDS encoding alpha/beta hydrolase; translated protein: MNVSQQADKKIQSKGKTKKVLNILFKVLCAIIIAILLFVAIVYTVNQISTHSEQKRMEPYGQHVSVDGKNMNVFIQGEGEETIVLLPGFGTAAPALDFKPLISELSPYYKVVVVEPFGYGLSDQTEKERSTANIVSEIHEALQRLHIDRYILMGHSISGIYSLEYVNKYANEVSAFVGLDSSVPAISEQKIDSSDTQPIKWFRNLGFARVQLKLSADPYDGLPYDEQTKEQLNILIRKNMYNTTQLNEAESMYSNFKAAEQLTFPVNLPVLFFVQKNHPAADNWVPEHEKLIENSEHGEIVLLEANHYLYRSHAKDIAEKFRGFMTQQ